A single genomic interval of Stieleria maiorica harbors:
- a CDS encoding riboflavin synthase, translating to MFTGLVETMGEIVEIVDDPPGKRLRVRSPLVFSDAAIGDSICINGCCLTVVTLDGDVADFEAGLETLSRTNLGNLVAGDRVNLERSLAVGSRMGGHYVSGHVDTLGELIERTEDPPWANLRFRIPTQYASQVASKGSIAIDGISLTVVDADDDSFSVALIPHTLAMTTLGFRNVGDAVNLETDLLAKYVQRSLGLLSDDQIDDPKLNSDA from the coding sequence ATGTTCACTGGTCTGGTCGAAACAATGGGCGAGATTGTCGAAATCGTCGACGATCCGCCCGGAAAACGCCTCCGAGTCCGATCCCCACTGGTTTTCAGCGACGCGGCGATCGGCGACAGCATCTGCATCAACGGGTGCTGCTTGACGGTCGTCACGCTCGATGGCGACGTGGCCGATTTCGAAGCCGGCCTAGAAACGCTGTCGCGGACCAATCTGGGCAATTTGGTCGCCGGTGATCGCGTCAATCTGGAACGCTCGCTGGCTGTCGGCAGCCGGATGGGCGGCCATTACGTCAGCGGCCATGTCGACACGCTGGGCGAATTGATCGAAAGAACCGAAGACCCGCCCTGGGCGAACCTGCGGTTCCGCATCCCGACACAGTACGCCAGCCAAGTCGCCAGCAAGGGCAGCATCGCGATAGACGGGATCAGTTTGACGGTGGTCGACGCCGACGACGATTCCTTTTCCGTCGCGTTGATCCCGCACACCCTGGCGATGACAACGCTGGGATTTCGCAACGTCGGGGACGCCGTGAATCTGGAAACCGATCTTCTGGCCAAGTACGTTCAACGCTCGCTGGGGTTACTCTCGGACGACCAGATTGACGACCCCAAGCTCAATTCGGACGCATGA
- the rsmA gene encoding 16S rRNA (adenine(1518)-N(6)/adenine(1519)-N(6))-dimethyltransferase RsmA — MNQPRQTASYLSKRLTEAGLRPVSKYGQNFLIDLNLVDLIANSAELRKTDVVLEIGTGVGSLTSRLSDAAGAVLSVEIDKNLHQLASEELAGRPNVKLLQGDALRNKNSLRADLIELITEAMQRIGSEARFLLVANLPYNVATPIISNLLHQSPAPDVMVVTIQKELAERIVAEPGTKDYGALSIWIQSLCRAEIVRILGPKVFWPRPKVDSAVIRLDLEPQRRDAIADLDYFHQTVRALFFHRRKFLRSNVISAMKNRLSKPQVDEVLQSLGHGETVRAEELSVQQIQQLVEALRIAEANAG; from the coding sequence ATGAATCAACCACGTCAAACAGCCAGCTATCTCTCCAAACGACTCACCGAAGCCGGCTTGCGGCCGGTGTCGAAGTACGGCCAGAACTTTCTGATCGATCTGAACCTGGTCGACTTGATCGCCAATTCGGCCGAACTGCGAAAAACCGACGTCGTCTTGGAAATCGGCACCGGCGTCGGATCGTTGACCTCGCGGCTGTCCGATGCCGCCGGGGCGGTCCTGTCGGTCGAAATCGACAAGAATCTGCACCAGCTAGCCAGTGAAGAGTTGGCCGGTCGCCCGAACGTCAAGTTGTTGCAAGGTGACGCGCTGCGGAACAAGAATTCGCTGCGAGCTGATTTGATCGAGTTGATCACCGAGGCGATGCAGCGGATCGGCAGCGAGGCACGGTTCTTGTTGGTCGCCAATTTGCCATACAACGTGGCCACCCCGATCATTTCCAATCTGCTGCACCAATCGCCCGCGCCCGATGTGATGGTCGTGACCATTCAGAAGGAGCTGGCCGAAAGGATCGTCGCCGAGCCGGGGACGAAAGACTACGGGGCGCTCAGCATTTGGATCCAGTCGTTGTGTCGTGCGGAAATCGTGCGGATCCTCGGTCCCAAAGTCTTTTGGCCGCGACCAAAAGTCGACTCCGCGGTGATCCGTTTGGACTTGGAGCCGCAGCGTCGCGATGCCATCGCCGACCTGGATTATTTTCATCAGACCGTGCGAGCGTTGTTTTTCCACCGCCGAAAATTCTTGCGCAGCAACGTCATCAGCGCGATGAAAAACCGTCTCAGCAAACCGCAAGTCGACGAGGTATTACAGTCGCTCGGTCACGGCGAAACCGTGCGGGCCGAAGAACTTTCCGTCCAGCAAATCCAACAACTCGTCGAAGCCCTCCGCATCGCCGAGGCTAACGCGGGTTAG